ACCCATAGTTACGTGTAACCCATGAGTACCAACTAAAGTAAAAAAAGATGATAAGAAAGCACTACTTGACCAAGTATGACCTTCTATCGCTAACTCGTAAAACTCATGAACTTCCATAATGATAAAGCCTAAACCTAAGAAAAAAGTAACCAAGAGCCACTTTATTACATGGTTTATGTTGCTAGAATTACGATTAAGCATTGCCAAACCAAATGTAAAACTACTAACAAGTAGCAACATTGTTTCTATAAAAACATATGGCAAGCTGAATAATTCTTGAGCATCAGGCCCACCAAATGTATTTTTATGAAAGACTGCATATACTGCAAATAGCGTAGCAAAAAGCACGCAGTCGCTCATAATATAAATCCAAAAACCAAACACATTCTTAGAACCATCAAAGTGATGTTCGTGATGATGGTTATTATCTGCAGTTACTGTACTCATACTTGTAACTCTCCTTGTTGATTATATTTACTTTCAACATTTTTAACTTCATCAGCCTTCACATAGTAGTCAATATCATAGTCAAATGATCTGTATAATACTGTACCTATCATACCAGCAACACCGACAACAACTAACCACCAAATATGCCATACTGCAGCAAAACCAAATATGAAACTAAATGCCCCTATTATTACTCCAACTGCTGTATTTCTTGGCATATGAATATCTTCATATTCTTTAGCTTCAGTTAATGGTCTATTATCTACGCCCAAACCTTTTTCTTTATGATCCCAATAAGCATCACGCTCTTCAACTACAGGATCACGAGAGAAGTTATAAAAAGGAACTGGCGATGGGATACCCCACTCTAAAGTACGACCATAACCCCAAGCATCTGCACCAACACGGTTTTGATCCTTATTTTTAAAGCTTACAATAATTTGTAACACTTGGAAAAATATACCTAATCCAATTATCATAGCACCAACCCAAGCTACTATAAGTAGTGATTGGAAACCAGTTGAAGCATCATAGTGATATAGTCTTCTTGTCATACCCATAGCACCTAATAAATATAGAGGCATAAATGCTACGAAGAATCCTACTAACCAACACCAGAAAGCATATTTACCTAAACGTTCATTTAGTTTGAAACCAAATATTTTAGGGAACCAATATGTAAGTCCAGCAAATGCTCCAAATACTACACCACCAATAATTACATTATGGAAATGAGCAATTAGGAATACACTATTGTGCATTTGGAAATCCACACCAGGTACAGATAATAATACACCTGTCATACCGCCTACTGAGAAAGTTATCATAAAACCAACTAACCACATCATAGGCGTAGAGAAAGTGATTCTTCCACGGAACATAGTAAATAGCCAGTTAAATATTTTAACCCCAGTTGGAACAGCAATAATCATTGTCATAATACCAAAGAAAGCATTTACATTAGCACTTGCTCCCATAGTAAAGAAATGGTGAAGCCATACAGCAAAAGACAATATTGTAATTACAATACTAGCCCATACCATTGTTACATAACCAAATAAAGGTTTTTTCGAGAATGTAGCAGCAACTTCTGAGAATACACCAAACATAGGAAGTACAAGAATATATACTTCAGGATGTCCCCATATCCAGATTAAGTTTACATACATCATTTGATCTCCACCGCCTGAAACAGTAAAGAAGTGTGTACCAAAGTATCTATCTAAAGTAAGTAAACCTAAAGTCACAGTTAAAACTGGGAATGCTGCTATAACAAGAACTACTGAACATAATGAAGCCCAAGTAAATACAGGCATCTTCATTAATGTCATACCTTTACAACGCATTTTAATAATCGTTACAAAGAAGTTAATACCTGTCATTAATGAACCAATACCAGATATTTGAAGACCCCATATGTAATAATCTGTCCCTACAGTAGGGCTATATGTTATTTCTGAGAATGGTGGATAAGCCAACCAACCAGCATGAGCAAAGTCACCTACTAATAAAGAAATATTTATTAGCATCGCACCAACTACAAAAAGCCAAAAGCTTAAAGAGTTCATATAAGGGAATGCCACATCACGAGCACCGATCTGAAGAGGAACAACCCAGTTCATTAATGCAAATATTAACGGCATCGCAACAAAGAAGATCATAATTACGCCATGAGCAGTAAAAATTTGATCAAAGTGTTCTGGAATTAAATAACCCGTACTGTCACCTGAAGCCAAAGCCTGTTGTGTTCTCATCATGGCAGCATCCACAAAACCACGGAACATCATGACTAAAGCGACAAGAACATACATCGTCCCTATTTTCTTATGGTCAATAGTTGTAAACCATTCACTCCATAAGTAGCCCCATTTTTTAAAATATGTGATACCACCGACTAATGCCACACCTGCAACCACTATGCCTATAAACATACCAAGTATGATTAATTGCTGGCTTACTGGCTCATACAGATATGGAAAAACCAAATGTGGATCACTTAGTTTTCCAATTAATGCTTCTAGCATATTGCTCTCCTATTTACCGTACTATTTATAATTTATTACTACATATCCATATGATGCATATTACCCATCTTTTCCATGTCACCTGGTTTATAATTAGGCATCATATAAGACATAGTAATATCATTAAACAAATTCTTATCAACATTTGAATAGTAAGCTACTGGATTATTTACTGAATCTTTAACTAAATTATTCCAGAAATATCCCCATGTTAGTGCTGGATCATTTGAATTTTTAATTTCTTTAACCCATTGATCAAAATTATCTTGATTAACCACCTCAGCATAAAACTGCATTCCTGCAAAACCATGCCCTGTATAATTAGCAGAGAATCCACGATATTTACCATTATTTGTAGCTATAACATGCAACTGTGTAGTCATACCTGTCATTGCATAAATTTGACCACCCAATTCAGGTATAAAGAAAGAGTTCATAGGTGCAGCTGAAGTAATTTTAAAATTAATTGGCCTATCTTTTGGAATTCTTATGTAATTAACTGTAGCGATACCCTCTTCTGGATATATAAACATCCATTTCCAGTTTAATGCTACAACGTCAACTTCAAGAGGCTTTTTATCAGACTCTAAAGGCTTATATGGACTAAGTGAGTGAGTCGTTGTCCATGTCATAATAGCTAACACAAGGATTAAGACACTAGGAACACCCCAGCACACAACCTCTAAAAGAGTACTATGAGTCCATTCAGGACGATATTTTGCATTTGCCCCTTCGCGATAACGCCACGCAAACCATAAAGTTAAAACTATCACAGGTATAACAACTATAAGCATAAGCAATATAGCATATACCAAAAGCTTCTGTTCACTTGCTGTAATAGGACCATTAGGATCTAAAACACCACTCTTAACACAGCCTGATAAAACCAATGAAGTAAACGCAACTATCAACGCTAATATATATTTTTTTTGTTTCATACTATTAACCTTAGAACTATAAATTAATTTTAAAATAGTTATTCCCATATTATTCTAGCAGAATATATAACAAATAAGAAAAAAAAATAACTTTTTTTTGAAACTAAAAACTAGCTTAAATACTTACACACAGGCTCTTATAATAATAACTCAGAACAAAAACCTAGACTTTTACTTACTTGAGTAGTTTAATAAATCATAAATAATTTCACCATAACTTACTTTAAATCATAAGGATATAAGGATTATGAAAAAATTAACCATAGCTTTATTAGGAACATCTTTAATATTAATGAGTGGATGCTCAGAGCAAAATACCAAAAACAAGACAGAAGTTGCGATATCTAAAGATACAATTAATTATTCTGCAAATGTTGCAAATCCTAAAATTATAAATCAATTATTAAATGATAACAAAACTCCTTATTTAGGTAATAAAAATGCAGAAAAAGCTGTTGTCGTATTTTTTGACTATAGTTGTAGCAAATGTGCTGAAATTTCTAAAGAAGTAAGCTCAATACTTAAAAACAATCCTAATGTCAAAATCATATTTAAACCTTACCCTTCATCAAATCGAGATATGACCGTTGCAAATTACGCCAGCTTAATTGCATATGAAGCCTATATCCAAGGAGGCCCTGCATTATTTGACGAATATAATAAGTCTATATTTCAAACAAGAATATCAAAAGGTAAAATAACTTTTGATGAAATAAACTCTATCGCGGATAAGCTAAATATAAAAATTGACAAAGCTCAACTTAATGAAGCAGCAAAAGAGGAGCTTGAATCACGTCAGCTAGGAAAAGAAATTGGATTCGATGGACCTCATGCATTCATCATTCTGCCAACAAATTTAGCGAACATGGACAAAAATGAGTTAAACAAACACTTAAATGAAATTCATGTAATTGCAGACAAACAAACAAATGAAGCAGCCAGTACGCCTGAAGATGCTGCAAAATGGGTATCTAACCAAATTCAAAATGCTCTAACCAACTCTTAACTTAATCAGGGATAAATAAAATCA
This portion of the Pseudofrancisella aestuarii genome encodes:
- the cyoC gene encoding cytochrome o ubiquinol oxidase subunit III, with product MSTVTADNNHHHEHHFDGSKNVFGFWIYIMSDCVLFATLFAVYAVFHKNTFGGPDAQELFSLPYVFIETMLLLVSSFTFGLAMLNRNSSNINHVIKWLLVTFFLGLGFIIMEVHEFYELAIEGHTWSSSAFLSSFFTLVGTHGLHVTMGLLWIISMIFQLKKYGMTPMAKTKLTYLGLFWHFLDIVWIFVFSIVYLLGAI
- the cyoB gene encoding cytochrome o ubiquinol oxidase subunit I; translation: MLEALIGKLSDPHLVFPYLYEPVSQQLIILGMFIGIVVAGVALVGGITYFKKWGYLWSEWFTTIDHKKIGTMYVLVALVMMFRGFVDAAMMRTQQALASGDSTGYLIPEHFDQIFTAHGVIMIFFVAMPLIFALMNWVVPLQIGARDVAFPYMNSLSFWLFVVGAMLINISLLVGDFAHAGWLAYPPFSEITYSPTVGTDYYIWGLQISGIGSLMTGINFFVTIIKMRCKGMTLMKMPVFTWASLCSVVLVIAAFPVLTVTLGLLTLDRYFGTHFFTVSGGGDQMMYVNLIWIWGHPEVYILVLPMFGVFSEVAATFSKKPLFGYVTMVWASIVITILSFAVWLHHFFTMGASANVNAFFGIMTMIIAVPTGVKIFNWLFTMFRGRITFSTPMMWLVGFMITFSVGGMTGVLLSVPGVDFQMHNSVFLIAHFHNVIIGGVVFGAFAGLTYWFPKIFGFKLNERLGKYAFWCWLVGFFVAFMPLYLLGAMGMTRRLYHYDASTGFQSLLIVAWVGAMIIGLGIFFQVLQIIVSFKNKDQNRVGADAWGYGRTLEWGIPSPVPFYNFSRDPVVEERDAYWDHKEKGLGVDNRPLTEAKEYEDIHMPRNTAVGVIIGAFSFIFGFAAVWHIWWLVVVGVAGMIGTVLYRSFDYDIDYYVKADEVKNVESKYNQQGELQV
- the cyoA gene encoding ubiquinol oxidase subunit II, with the protein product MKQKKYILALIVAFTSLVLSGCVKSGVLDPNGPITASEQKLLVYAILLMLIVVIPVIVLTLWFAWRYREGANAKYRPEWTHSTLLEVVCWGVPSVLILVLAIMTWTTTHSLSPYKPLESDKKPLEVDVVALNWKWMFIYPEEGIATVNYIRIPKDRPINFKITSAAPMNSFFIPELGGQIYAMTGMTTQLHVIATNNGKYRGFSANYTGHGFAGMQFYAEVVNQDNFDQWVKEIKNSNDPALTWGYFWNNLVKDSVNNPVAYYSNVDKNLFNDITMSYMMPNYKPGDMEKMGNMHHMDM
- a CDS encoding thioredoxin domain-containing protein, whose amino-acid sequence is MKKLTIALLGTSLILMSGCSEQNTKNKTEVAISKDTINYSANVANPKIINQLLNDNKTPYLGNKNAEKAVVVFFDYSCSKCAEISKEVSSILKNNPNVKIIFKPYPSSNRDMTVANYASLIAYEAYIQGGPALFDEYNKSIFQTRISKGKITFDEINSIADKLNIKIDKAQLNEAAKEELESRQLGKEIGFDGPHAFIILPTNLANMDKNELNKHLNEIHVIADKQTNEAASTPEDAAKWVSNQIQNALTNS